One segment of Solanum stenotomum isolate F172 chromosome 1, ASM1918654v1, whole genome shotgun sequence DNA contains the following:
- the LOC125859759 gene encoding receptor-like protein 9DC1 yields the protein MGIGKLALFLLCAFLCQLVFSSSLPHLCPNDQALALLQFNNAFTINLDASSSDYYPKTVKWNRSTDCCSWDGVKCDETTGQVIELDLSRSQRQGKFHSNSSLFKLSNLKRLDLFENDNSGSLISPKFGELSSLTHLDLSYSSFTGIITAEISRLSKLHVLSIESDPYELRFEPHNFELLPKNLTQLRELHLSSVNISSTIPLNFSSYLTTLHLSDTQIYGILPEGVFHLSNLESLDISFNPQLTVRFPTTKGNSSASLMELYLYSVNATSNNELNDTFPKWLRALPNLKILRLRSNKFFGPIKDSSTYKFAQIQVIDLSSNGFNGDLPVSLFENFEAMKIIGENSGTREYVGEAFSYDYKNSLIVTTNGLDHELPRVLTTEIIIDLSEGHIPSIIGDLIGIRTLSLSHNRLEGDIPASLHQLSVLESLDLSSNKIRGEIPQQLASLTFLAVLNLSHNHLVGCIPKEKQFDTFENSSYQGNGGLRGLPLSKDCGGDEGVPQATTQVGLDEGEEGDSAIISWQAVLMGYGCGLVIGLSIIYIMLSTHYPAWFSRRDVELEHKILKRMKKHQKRH from the exons ATGGGCATTGGAAAACTTGCATTGTTTCTGCTATGTGCGTTTCTCTGTCAACTTGTTTTCTCCTCATCTTTACCTCATTTGTGCCCCAATGATCAAGCCCTTGCTCTTCTTCAATTCAACAATGCGTTTACTATAAATCTTGATGCTTCTTCTAGTGATTACTATCCTAAAACAGTTAAATGGAATAGGAGCACAGATTGTTGTTCATGGGATGGAGTCAAGTGTGACGAGACGACAGGACAAGTGATTGAGCTTGATCTCAGTCGCAGCCAACGTCAAGGCAAGTTTCATTCCAACAGTAGCCTCTTTAAACTCTCCAATCTCAAAAGGCTTGATTTGTTTGAAAATGATAATTCTGGATCGCTCATTTCACCTAAATTTGGTGAGCTTTCTAGTTTGACGCATCTTGATTTGTCATATTCAAGTTTTACAGGTATAATCACAGCAGAAATATCTCGTCTTTCTAAATTGCACGTTCTTAGTATCGAGAGTGATCCATATGAGCTTAGATTCGAACCTCACAATTTTGAACTGCTCCCTAAGAACTTGACCCAATTAAGAGAACTCCACCTTAGCTCTGTGAACATCTCTTCCACCATTCCTCTgaatttctcttcttatttgACAACTCTACACCTTTCAGACACGCAGATATACGGGATATTGCCCGAAGGAGTTTTCCACCTTTCCAACTTGGAATCTCTTGATATATCATTCAATCCCCAGCTCACTGTTAGGTTTCCCACAACCAAAGGGAATAGCAGTGCATCACTCATGGAGTTATATCTCTATAGTGTGAATGCTACTA GTAACAATGAGTTGAATGACACATTTCCTAAATGGTTGAGAGCCCTACCGAATCTGAAGATTCTAAGACTGAGATCAAATAAGTTCTTTGGCCCTATAAAAGATTCATCGACTTACAAGTTTGCTCAAATTCAAGTCATAGATCTCTCATCCAATGGATTTAATGGAGATTTACCAGTGAGCCTCTTTGAGAATTTTGAAGCCATGAAAATAATTGGTGAGAATAGTGGAACCCGAGAGTATGTAGGAGAAGCATTTTCTTATGATTACAAGAATTCTTTGATAGTGACAACAAACGGACTGGATCATGAACTTCCTCGAGTTTTGACTACAGAAATAATTATCGATCTCTCAGAAGGTCATATCCCAAGCATTATTGGAGACCTCATTGGGATTCGTACGTTGAGTTTATCTCATAATCGCTTGGAAGGTGATATACCAGCATCATTGCACCAATTATCTGTACTTGAATCATTGGATCTCTCATCCAACAAAATCAGAGGAGAAATTCCACAACAACTTGCATCCCTCACATTTCTTGCAGTCTTAAATCTCTCTCACAATCATCTTGTTGGATGCATCCccaaagaaaaacaatttgATACGTTTGAGAATAGTTCATACCAAGGGAATGGTGGGTTACGTGGATTGCCACTCTCAAAAGATTGTGGCGGTGATGAAGGGGTACCACAAGCGACAACTCAAGTTGGGCTagatgaaggagaagaaggagattcAGCAATAATAAGTTGGCAGGCGGTTCTCATGGGGTACGGTTGTGGACTTGTTATTGGACTATCAATAATATACATAATGTTGTCAACTCATTATCCAGCATGGTTTTCGAGGAGGGATGTAGAATTGGAACACAAAATTCTTAAGAGAATGAAAAAGCACCAGAAAAGACATTAG